The following proteins are co-located in the Halarcobacter sp. genome:
- a CDS encoding ABC transporter ATP-binding protein, translating into MVNNEILLEVKDLEVSYGAIAAIKGISLYVKKGEVVTILGANGAGKTTTLRTISGLLKSKSGHIVFDKNDITKTEAHDIVSLGMSHSPEGRRVFGTLTVEENLMMGAYTLKDHDKETLEWIYDILPRLKERRKQLAGTLSGGEQQMLAIGRAIMSKPKLLILDEPSLGLAPILIKAIFKAVKEIALSGVTVLLVEQNAKAALKLADRAYVLEVGKITHEGTAEELLNSKTIQEAYLGKKH; encoded by the coding sequence ATGGTAAATAATGAAATTCTATTAGAAGTAAAAGATCTAGAAGTAAGTTACGGAGCTATTGCTGCAATTAAGGGAATCTCTCTTTATGTAAAAAAAGGTGAAGTTGTAACAATATTAGGTGCAAATGGTGCAGGTAAAACTACTACCCTTAGAACTATATCTGGGCTTTTAAAATCAAAATCAGGTCATATTGTTTTTGATAAAAATGATATCACCAAAACAGAAGCACACGATATTGTATCTTTAGGTATGTCACATTCTCCAGAAGGAAGAAGAGTTTTTGGAACATTAACAGTTGAAGAAAATCTTATGATGGGAGCTTATACACTTAAAGACCATGATAAAGAGACTTTAGAATGGATTTATGACATATTACCAAGATTAAAGGAGAGAAGAAAACAGTTAGCAGGAACATTATCAGGTGGTGAGCAACAAATGCTTGCAATTGGTAGAGCAATAATGAGTAAACCAAAACTATTGATTTTGGATGAACCTTCATTAGGCCTTGCTCCAATTTTAATTAAGGCAATTTTTAAAGCAGTAAAAGAGATTGCATTAAGTGGCGTGACAGTGTTATTAGTTGAACAAAATGCTAAAGCAGCCCTAAAGTTAGCTGATAGAGCATATGTTTTAGAAGTAGGAAAAATTACCCATGAGGGTACAGCTGAAGAGTTATTAAATTCAAAAACAATTCAAGAAGCTTATCTGGGGAAAAAACATTAA
- a CDS encoding ABC transporter ATP-binding protein, with amino-acid sequence MKYVLEIENVSKFFHGLVAIDDLTIKVKPGQIYGIIGPNGAGKTTLFNCVTGIYTPEEGKIKYKGEDITGMQPHLIAQRGVLRTFQNIRLFKEMSVAENIMAGYHTKSKQKWYHAIIHTPAYKKDETAAWKKVEELMKFFNLSHLATHPTGDLSYGNQRKVEMARALAANPELLILDEPAAGLNENETKELTEIIRDISKMDIGIMMIEHDMEMVMNLTDYITVINFGKEISQGEPNFVQDDPRVIEAYIGSDDEDEEQ; translated from the coding sequence ATGAAATATGTTTTAGAAATAGAAAATGTATCTAAATTTTTTCATGGTTTAGTTGCAATTGATGATTTAACTATAAAAGTTAAACCTGGTCAAATTTATGGAATTATTGGTCCAAATGGTGCAGGTAAAACTACACTATTTAACTGTGTAACTGGTATTTATACTCCTGAAGAGGGGAAAATCAAATATAAAGGTGAAGATATCACAGGTATGCAACCACATTTGATTGCACAAAGGGGTGTTTTAAGAACATTTCAAAATATTAGATTATTCAAAGAGATGAGTGTAGCTGAAAATATTATGGCTGGATATCATACAAAATCAAAACAAAAATGGTATCACGCAATTATTCATACGCCAGCATATAAAAAAGATGAAACTGCCGCTTGGAAAAAAGTTGAAGAGTTAATGAAATTTTTTAACTTAAGTCATTTAGCTACTCATCCAACTGGAGATTTATCTTATGGTAATCAAAGAAAAGTTGAGATGGCAAGAGCACTTGCAGCTAATCCTGAACTTCTAATCCTAGATGAACCTGCAGCTGGACTCAATGAAAATGAAACAAAAGAGTTAACTGAGATTATTAGAGATATCAGTAAAATGGATATTGGTATTATGATGATTGAACACGATATGGAGATGGTTATGAACTTAACTGACTATATCACCGTAATTAACTTTGGTAAAGAGATTTCTCAAGGTGAACCAAATTTTGTCCAAGATGACCCAAGGGTTATTGAAGCTTATATTGGTTCAGATGATGAAGATGAGGAGCAGTAA